Part of the Lolium rigidum isolate FL_2022 chromosome 6, APGP_CSIRO_Lrig_0.1, whole genome shotgun sequence genome, AGCGACCCCCACACGGCTAGGGTTTCTCCCTCAAGCCGCGCTCCGCCTCCACTTCCTCTGCAAACCCgcggcgccgccgtcgtcgtcgtctcccttCGTCCCCGCCTCCGGCGCCGCGTCCGTCACCATGGTGAGCACCCAAGTCGAACCTGCGTCATCCGGAGTCTCGTTCTTTCTCACCAAATCTGACGCGCTGACGCCTCTTTCCTCCCTTTGCAGATCATCTCCAAGAAGAACCGCCGCGAGATCTGCAAGTACCTCTTCCAGGGTGAGTCCCTCCGCTTTGCCCCCTCCCCCTCACGAACATCGGAACCATTTGTCCTCGTGTAGGTTGTGATTGCGATCCGGATGCTCTCTCCTTCCTGTTCTTGGTCCCATATGTTCGATTCTGTTGTAGGGTTTTAGATGTCCTAGTCCGATTTCGCCCGATAACATGCTACCTTTCAACCGCAGTTCATGCGACGGATGTGCTTATGCAATAGTTTATTATTGGTTGAAACCTTCGGTCATGGCTGTTAAAATCTTATCCGTTCTTCCAAATCGAACATGCAGATGACTGTTAGGATATCACAGCCTCTTCACTTTGTTCATTAGATGTAGTTCTGTAAGCCCGTATAATGCCGCACCTTGTGATGTACTGAAGTATCTTAATGTGTTCACTTGACGTGTGCGTGTGCAGAGGGAGTGCtatacgccaagaaggactacaacCTGGCCAAGCACCCGCAGGTGGACGCCTCCAACCTCGAGGTCATCAAGCTCATGCAGAGCTTCAAGTCCAAGGAGTACGTCAGGGAGACCTTCTCGTGGCAGCACTACTACTGGTACCTCACCAATGATGGTATCGAGTTCCTGCGCACCTTCCTCAACCTGCCATCTGAGATCGTGCCCAACACCCTCAAGAAGTCTGCCAAGCCCCCGTCCCGCCCATTCGGCTCAGGACCACCTGGTGACCGCCCCAGGTGAGCTTTGCCATTTCTGTCAATTCTGAAAATTTGCTGCAGTGAGAATGTACCCCATTGATCATCTGTCTATTTATTTTGTTCCTTTTCCGTGAATGAATGTTGTGGTTGTTCTGCCACAGCTTTCTGTTTAGCCAAAATGAAATTAACTGTTGATCATTGCATGTTTTTTCGCCAATTACCACTTGAAAGTGTCCTATGACTTATATTTATTTTCAGAAGCAAACTAACAATTTTATAATGGTCATGTGTTAACTTTACTTGAACTCACCAGGAGAATTATTTTTCCCTCTGTTATGTATTTTTACATTTAAGTAGTCAACCATTCCACTGCACCATATCTCTGTAGCATGCTGTGTATTTAAAGCCTGAAGTAGTTACATTTGGCTTAGCAAGAGAATATGAGCAGTCTGAGATGCAATTGTGTGATGATATCCAACTCACTTGTTTCTGTTTACCTCTTGTTAGTTTTTATTTTGGTATGCCCCAAATAGTTCCTTCTCTTTTAGAGTCACACGGGCTTTATTGTATTCATACTCCCTAATTGGTTCTGTTAATTTTTGCAGGGGCCCACCTCGCTTTGAGGGTGACAGACCCAGGTTTGGCGACAGGGATGGTTACAGAGCAGGCCCGCGTGGTGCTCCAGGGGATTTTGCTGGTGAGAAGGGTGGTGCCCCTGCTGAGTTCCAGCCGTCATTCAGGGTAAGAGCCAACATTCCATATTGTCTGGTATGCTGGTTCCTGTATGTTTTTTTGGAAGTGCATTCAGGACATCATTAAGTTTATGGTTTTATTGTATGCATAGCTCGTCTTCTGTTGGCATTGTTCTGATAGTGTTGTGAACTCCCATGCTCTGTTTCATGACTTTCATATATCATTGAGGATCCATATTTTAAATCTTGCTTGGTAGTTCATTGATAAGTTACTGCCTTAACTTGTCACACTTATCTATTAATCCTGTAATTTTTCCTAAAGTTGATCTTAGATTGATCATACAGGCCTAAACTGTACATTGCCATGCCAGCTCTCCTTTTTGTGAACTAATATGTTACTACCCTGGTATTTTGTTGTTCAGAGTGGTGGTGGCAGCAGGCCCGCCTttggccgtggtggtggtggtgcattcggTGCCGGGGGAGCTTCCATGGAGTGAAGAAGCAACACCTATGCCGGTGGCAGCACCCTGTAGCTTTTCGGATACAATTGCACACGGGGTGTTGTCTCTGTTGATCTTTGAATTCTGTGAACAATGCGATTTTGTTTATCGAATTGTAGCCGAGGTTGTTAAGACATGGTTTATGGGTTTGTTTATGTTAGCCGGAGCTCTTTGAAATTAAGACAGCTGTTGGTAGACGTGAATCTAGAAATGGTCTACTTATTGTCTAATCATATTTTACCTTCTGTTCTGTTATTTGCTTTCTGTGTGCATGTTCACAGGTTATTGCCCTGCTGATACTTTGTGAAACTACTGCCCTTTACCTTTCGAAACTACTGTATTGATTTTGAACATTGTCTCTGTACAATAATTCAATAGATTTTTAAGCCAAACAACATTTTCTATAGCCTAGATTTTTAAGCCAAACAACATTTTCTATAGCCTAGCTGTTGGCTGCAGTATTCGATTGTGTTTACTGAAGATGCTAATAGAATCTTTTCTGCTTTTTTCTGTCACTGATGTTGTTTACTATTGGCAAATTAAGAGCAGTTTTCTTCACTGTTCTTTTGACTTCCAATCGCAAACAGTAATCATGCATAAGGAGGGTAAATTGGGAGTTGTCCCTTTTGATGCATCTCTTAGATAATTGTTGCAGTATCAGCTTGTGGTTGTTTTAGATGGACATGGTGAACTTAGACTGCAGTATTATGGCCTTGAATTGGCTTGAGAACTTAGACTGCAGTAACAGCACAGATTGCATTTCTGATCTTCTCTTATCGTCCCAGCCGATAACATAAGaggctaagggtgtgtttggtgggTCGGGTCATCCCAACATCTGATTCCCATCTCAGACATGCTCACCTTAACTATGCTGAGTTGAGAATTTGTGTGTTGTTTGGTATCCCGTGCTTGTTCAGAGATGATCCgctgagatgttgtttggtgggTCGTCTGAGTTGAGATATTGCTAAGTGAAGATTTTTACACAAACGTCCctgaatagaaaaagaaaaaagcaatcgggtccttgtTTATCTGA contains:
- the LOC124665733 gene encoding 40S ribosomal protein S10-1-like; this translates as MIISKKNRREICKYLFQEGVLYAKKDYNLAKHPQVDASNLEVIKLMQSFKSKEYVRETFSWQHYYWYLTNDGIEFLRTFLNLPSEIVPNTLKKSAKPPSRPFGSGPPGDRPRGPPRFEGDRPRFGDRDGYRAGPRGAPGDFAGEKGGAPAEFQPSFRSGGGSRPAFGRGGGGAFGAGGASME